A DNA window from Choristoneura fumiferana chromosome 24, NRCan_CFum_1, whole genome shotgun sequence contains the following coding sequences:
- the LOC141441650 gene encoding sister chromatid cohesion protein DCC1 isoform X3: protein MDFREERTSEEIRKIIKTAKLHESELTEVTQVLMFPDATNKNENLRLMLLDATLLNEIEAGNELLFKGDPEENVVLCTSTKTYDVKEAETSNSLMLVPDLLFAAATGLDETIADKSMDDSDTSFEKSNTSLNKSTESDEGNKPPRKIEHKEVVDTFFTYYEVKPCKPRLNKLQKLLEPSSYQGMELEYAIDKSKLLTYEAIFEEVQASRKELDEELESIQAIKIDGYIRLLEFDYEFRVLSYMLDLIEENSWPLEKITKENTLDSLKDLVPLTILESMFKFYTVESTKEDGVQYYQYRQDKVCRFLARVLLKSAGKFNLAEFLQAWRDSVPEGMVTDESMLSGIALVDKSSSPQVIWGFVESDLPENINERFKVLFRTKPKWTVDQISPYIECYATEKLNVNALLTKYARASTQDGVRVFSAKHMK from the exons ATGgattttag AGAGGAAAGGACTTCTGAGGAAATTCGGAAAATAATCAAAACGGCAAAACTACACGAGTCAGAGCTCACTGAAGTCACTCAAGTTCTGATGTTCCCGGATGCAACCAATAAAAACGAAAATCTCAGACTGATGCTACTTGATGCCACCCTGCTGAACGAAATCGAAGCAGGCAACGAGTTGCTATTcaaag GGGATCCTGAGGAAAATGTGGTCCTTTGCACATCTACCAAAACTTACGACGTTAAAGAAGCAGAAACGTCCAACAGCCTCATGTTGGTTCCAGATTTGTTGTTCGCTGCCGCCACAGGTTTAGACGAGACAATAGCTGATAAGTCCATGGATGACTCGGATACCTCCTTCGAAAAATCAAACACGAGTCTAAATAAGTCCACAGAATCCGATGAAGGCAACAAACCACCAAGAAAAATTGAACACAAAGAAGTTGTGGACACTTTTtttacctactacgaagtgaaACCTTGTAAACCTCGCTTAAACAAACTGCAGAAGCTTTTAGAACCTTCTTCGTATCAGGGCATGGAACTAGAGTATGCTATAGACAAATCGAAGTTGTTAACGTATGAAGCTATATTTGAAGAAGTGCAAGCATCTCGAAAAGAGTTGGACGAAGAATTAGAAAGCATTCAAGCTATTAAAATAGACGGGTACATTAGATTACTAGAATTTGATTACGAATTTAGAGTTCTGTCGTATATGCTAGATCTTATTGAAGAGAACTCGTGGCCACTTGAGAAAATAACGAAGGAAAACACTCTTgatagtttgaaagatctagtACCTCTTACTATTCTAGAGAGTATGTTTAAGTTCTACACAGTAGAGTCAACTAAAGAGGACGGTGTTCAGTATTATCAGTACAGGCAAGATAAAGTTTGCAGATTCTTAGCAAGAGTGCTATTGAAAAGTGCGGGAAAATTCAACCTAGCAGAGTTTTTGCAAGCATGGAGAGATTCGGTTCCAGAGGGAATGGTTACAGAT GAATCAATGCTATCTGGTATAGCGTTAGTGGACAAGTCTAGCTCACCTCAAGTGATATGGGGTTTCGTGGAGAGTGACTTGCCAGAAAATATCAATGAACGCTTCAAAGTCCTCTTTCGAACTAAACCTAAGTGGACAGTCGATCAAATATCGCCATATATCGA aTGCTATGCCACGGAAAAGTTGAACGTCAACGCTCTTCTCACAAAGTATGCGCGCGCTTCCACCCAAGATGGCGTTAGAGTATTCTCTGCGAAACATATGAAGTAA
- the LOC141441650 gene encoding sister chromatid cohesion protein DCC1 isoform X4, translating into MFPDATNKNENLRLMLLDATLLNEIEAGNELLFKGDPEENVVLCTSTKTYDVKEAETSNSLMLVPDLLFAAATGLDETIADKSMDDSDTSFEKSNTSLNKSTESDEGNKPPRKIEHKEVVDTFFTYYEVKPCKPRLNKLQKLLEPSSYQGMELEYAIDKSKLLTYEAIFEEVQASRKELDEELESIQAIKIDGYIRLLEFDYEFRVLSYMLDLIEENSWPLEKITKENTLDSLKDLVPLTILESMFKFYTVESTKEDGVQYYQYRQDKVCRFLARVLLKSAGKFNLAEFLQAWRDSVPEGMVTDESMLSGIALVDKSSSPQVIWGFVESDLPENINERFKVLFRTKPKWTVDQISPYIECYATEKLNVNALLTKYARASTQDGVRVFSAKHMK; encoded by the exons ATGTTCCCGGATGCAACCAATAAAAACGAAAATCTCAGACTGATGCTACTTGATGCCACCCTGCTGAACGAAATCGAAGCAGGCAACGAGTTGCTATTcaaag GGGATCCTGAGGAAAATGTGGTCCTTTGCACATCTACCAAAACTTACGACGTTAAAGAAGCAGAAACGTCCAACAGCCTCATGTTGGTTCCAGATTTGTTGTTCGCTGCCGCCACAGGTTTAGACGAGACAATAGCTGATAAGTCCATGGATGACTCGGATACCTCCTTCGAAAAATCAAACACGAGTCTAAATAAGTCCACAGAATCCGATGAAGGCAACAAACCACCAAGAAAAATTGAACACAAAGAAGTTGTGGACACTTTTtttacctactacgaagtgaaACCTTGTAAACCTCGCTTAAACAAACTGCAGAAGCTTTTAGAACCTTCTTCGTATCAGGGCATGGAACTAGAGTATGCTATAGACAAATCGAAGTTGTTAACGTATGAAGCTATATTTGAAGAAGTGCAAGCATCTCGAAAAGAGTTGGACGAAGAATTAGAAAGCATTCAAGCTATTAAAATAGACGGGTACATTAGATTACTAGAATTTGATTACGAATTTAGAGTTCTGTCGTATATGCTAGATCTTATTGAAGAGAACTCGTGGCCACTTGAGAAAATAACGAAGGAAAACACTCTTgatagtttgaaagatctagtACCTCTTACTATTCTAGAGAGTATGTTTAAGTTCTACACAGTAGAGTCAACTAAAGAGGACGGTGTTCAGTATTATCAGTACAGGCAAGATAAAGTTTGCAGATTCTTAGCAAGAGTGCTATTGAAAAGTGCGGGAAAATTCAACCTAGCAGAGTTTTTGCAAGCATGGAGAGATTCGGTTCCAGAGGGAATGGTTACAGAT GAATCAATGCTATCTGGTATAGCGTTAGTGGACAAGTCTAGCTCACCTCAAGTGATATGGGGTTTCGTGGAGAGTGACTTGCCAGAAAATATCAATGAACGCTTCAAAGTCCTCTTTCGAACTAAACCTAAGTGGACAGTCGATCAAATATCGCCATATATCGA aTGCTATGCCACGGAAAAGTTGAACGTCAACGCTCTTCTCACAAAGTATGCGCGCGCTTCCACCCAAGATGGCGTTAGAGTATTCTCTGCGAAACATATGAAGTAA
- the LOC141441650 gene encoding sister chromatid cohesion protein DCC1 isoform X1 — protein sequence MVLRALLQDYMDHMHTHVAAHAEGGGGRGRRCQEHSLREERTSEEIRKIIKTAKLHESELTEVTQVLMFPDATNKNENLRLMLLDATLLNEIEAGNELLFKGDPEENVVLCTSTKTYDVKEAETSNSLMLVPDLLFAAATGLDETIADKSMDDSDTSFEKSNTSLNKSTESDEGNKPPRKIEHKEVVDTFFTYYEVKPCKPRLNKLQKLLEPSSYQGMELEYAIDKSKLLTYEAIFEEVQASRKELDEELESIQAIKIDGYIRLLEFDYEFRVLSYMLDLIEENSWPLEKITKENTLDSLKDLVPLTILESMFKFYTVESTKEDGVQYYQYRQDKVCRFLARVLLKSAGKFNLAEFLQAWRDSVPEGMVTDESMLSGIALVDKSSSPQVIWGFVESDLPENINERFKVLFRTKPKWTVDQISPYIECYATEKLNVNALLTKYARASTQDGVRVFSAKHMK from the exons atggtgctgcgcgcgctgctgcaggactacatggaccacatgcacacgcacgttgcggcgcatgccgagggagggggaggtagagggcgacgctgccaagagcacagcctaag AGAGGAAAGGACTTCTGAGGAAATTCGGAAAATAATCAAAACGGCAAAACTACACGAGTCAGAGCTCACTGAAGTCACTCAAGTTCTGATGTTCCCGGATGCAACCAATAAAAACGAAAATCTCAGACTGATGCTACTTGATGCCACCCTGCTGAACGAAATCGAAGCAGGCAACGAGTTGCTATTcaaag GGGATCCTGAGGAAAATGTGGTCCTTTGCACATCTACCAAAACTTACGACGTTAAAGAAGCAGAAACGTCCAACAGCCTCATGTTGGTTCCAGATTTGTTGTTCGCTGCCGCCACAGGTTTAGACGAGACAATAGCTGATAAGTCCATGGATGACTCGGATACCTCCTTCGAAAAATCAAACACGAGTCTAAATAAGTCCACAGAATCCGATGAAGGCAACAAACCACCAAGAAAAATTGAACACAAAGAAGTTGTGGACACTTTTtttacctactacgaagtgaaACCTTGTAAACCTCGCTTAAACAAACTGCAGAAGCTTTTAGAACCTTCTTCGTATCAGGGCATGGAACTAGAGTATGCTATAGACAAATCGAAGTTGTTAACGTATGAAGCTATATTTGAAGAAGTGCAAGCATCTCGAAAAGAGTTGGACGAAGAATTAGAAAGCATTCAAGCTATTAAAATAGACGGGTACATTAGATTACTAGAATTTGATTACGAATTTAGAGTTCTGTCGTATATGCTAGATCTTATTGAAGAGAACTCGTGGCCACTTGAGAAAATAACGAAGGAAAACACTCTTgatagtttgaaagatctagtACCTCTTACTATTCTAGAGAGTATGTTTAAGTTCTACACAGTAGAGTCAACTAAAGAGGACGGTGTTCAGTATTATCAGTACAGGCAAGATAAAGTTTGCAGATTCTTAGCAAGAGTGCTATTGAAAAGTGCGGGAAAATTCAACCTAGCAGAGTTTTTGCAAGCATGGAGAGATTCGGTTCCAGAGGGAATGGTTACAGAT GAATCAATGCTATCTGGTATAGCGTTAGTGGACAAGTCTAGCTCACCTCAAGTGATATGGGGTTTCGTGGAGAGTGACTTGCCAGAAAATATCAATGAACGCTTCAAAGTCCTCTTTCGAACTAAACCTAAGTGGACAGTCGATCAAATATCGCCATATATCGA aTGCTATGCCACGGAAAAGTTGAACGTCAACGCTCTTCTCACAAAGTATGCGCGCGCTTCCACCCAAGATGGCGTTAGAGTATTCTCTGCGAAACATATGAAGTAA
- the LOC141441650 gene encoding sister chromatid cohesion protein DCC1 isoform X2, giving the protein MVLRALLQDYMDHMHTHVAAHAEGGGGRGRRCQEHSLREERTSEEIRKIIKTAKLHESELTEVTQVLMFPDATNKNENLRLMLLDATLLNEIEAGNELLFKDLLFAAATGLDETIADKSMDDSDTSFEKSNTSLNKSTESDEGNKPPRKIEHKEVVDTFFTYYEVKPCKPRLNKLQKLLEPSSYQGMELEYAIDKSKLLTYEAIFEEVQASRKELDEELESIQAIKIDGYIRLLEFDYEFRVLSYMLDLIEENSWPLEKITKENTLDSLKDLVPLTILESMFKFYTVESTKEDGVQYYQYRQDKVCRFLARVLLKSAGKFNLAEFLQAWRDSVPEGMVTDESMLSGIALVDKSSSPQVIWGFVESDLPENINERFKVLFRTKPKWTVDQISPYIECYATEKLNVNALLTKYARASTQDGVRVFSAKHMK; this is encoded by the exons atggtgctgcgcgcgctgctgcaggactacatggaccacatgcacacgcacgttgcggcgcatgccgagggagggggaggtagagggcgacgctgccaagagcacagcctaag AGAGGAAAGGACTTCTGAGGAAATTCGGAAAATAATCAAAACGGCAAAACTACACGAGTCAGAGCTCACTGAAGTCACTCAAGTTCTGATGTTCCCGGATGCAACCAATAAAAACGAAAATCTCAGACTGATGCTACTTGATGCCACCCTGCTGAACGAAATCGAAGCAGGCAACGAGTTGCTATTcaaag ATTTGTTGTTCGCTGCCGCCACAGGTTTAGACGAGACAATAGCTGATAAGTCCATGGATGACTCGGATACCTCCTTCGAAAAATCAAACACGAGTCTAAATAAGTCCACAGAATCCGATGAAGGCAACAAACCACCAAGAAAAATTGAACACAAAGAAGTTGTGGACACTTTTtttacctactacgaagtgaaACCTTGTAAACCTCGCTTAAACAAACTGCAGAAGCTTTTAGAACCTTCTTCGTATCAGGGCATGGAACTAGAGTATGCTATAGACAAATCGAAGTTGTTAACGTATGAAGCTATATTTGAAGAAGTGCAAGCATCTCGAAAAGAGTTGGACGAAGAATTAGAAAGCATTCAAGCTATTAAAATAGACGGGTACATTAGATTACTAGAATTTGATTACGAATTTAGAGTTCTGTCGTATATGCTAGATCTTATTGAAGAGAACTCGTGGCCACTTGAGAAAATAACGAAGGAAAACACTCTTgatagtttgaaagatctagtACCTCTTACTATTCTAGAGAGTATGTTTAAGTTCTACACAGTAGAGTCAACTAAAGAGGACGGTGTTCAGTATTATCAGTACAGGCAAGATAAAGTTTGCAGATTCTTAGCAAGAGTGCTATTGAAAAGTGCGGGAAAATTCAACCTAGCAGAGTTTTTGCAAGCATGGAGAGATTCGGTTCCAGAGGGAATGGTTACAGAT GAATCAATGCTATCTGGTATAGCGTTAGTGGACAAGTCTAGCTCACCTCAAGTGATATGGGGTTTCGTGGAGAGTGACTTGCCAGAAAATATCAATGAACGCTTCAAAGTCCTCTTTCGAACTAAACCTAAGTGGACAGTCGATCAAATATCGCCATATATCGA aTGCTATGCCACGGAAAAGTTGAACGTCAACGCTCTTCTCACAAAGTATGCGCGCGCTTCCACCCAAGATGGCGTTAGAGTATTCTCTGCGAAACATATGAAGTAA
- the Tim23 gene encoding translocase of inner mitochondrial membrane 23 — protein sequence MSLFGDILPIPKNEEKDQGKGGASLSPYLNFDPHYIPKMQPEFLYPDDSHMATTARRSNVALPIIGMSFMTGSGLGSMAGLYKGLRATTLAGQTGKVRRTQVVNYVMKHGTTTGCTLGIIASFYSCIALGVTWIRDKEDTTNTFIAAATTGMIYKSTAGLRSVGLGAAVGLTLAGVYTLVTDNDNIWSKAQYNRL from the exons ATGTCTCTTTTTGGTGATATATTACCGATACCCAAGAATGAGGAGAAGGATCAGGGTAAAGGAGGCGCTTCGTTGTCTCCTTACCTCAACTTCGATCCTCACTACATACCGAAAATGCAGCCAGAATTCTTGTACCCAGATGATAGTCACATGGCAACCACTGCTAGAAGGTCAAACGTAGCTCTACCCATCATTGGAATGTCTTTCATGACTGGTTCAG ggCTGGGAAGCATGGCTGGGCTGTATAAAGGCCTTCGAGCGACTACTCTGGCGGGGCAGACCGGCAAAGTTCGGCGAACTCAAGTTGTCAACTATGTTATGAAGCACG GCACAACTACTGGCTGTACCCTGGGAATCATTGCGTCATTCTACTCATGCATTGCCCTCGGAGTGACCTGGATTCGGGACAAGGAAGACACCACTAACACCTTCATAGCTGCTGCCACCACCGGCATGATTTACAAAAGCACAGCGGGCCTTCGCTCAGTAGGCCTCGGCGCTGCAGTCGGCCTCACCCTCGCAGGAGTATACACATTAGTTACAGACAATGACAACATCTGGAGCAAAGCACAGTACAACAGATTGTGA
- the LOC141441648 gene encoding protein DENND6A encodes MACGFNFEDNDIPTDEMEFHTKWSRFSDWLHCICVVTFDLELGQAMESVYPPGVKLTDQEKCNICYLAFPDSNSGCMGDTQFHVRLRSRTPLTRQQLTYNDDSVPTLRADATHYWGFVYFRQVKDPSLPRGYFQKSIILLSRLPFINLFYKVVQLVAPKHFEDGESSLEAACHDINRWPVLDAGQNVLLPVLGSVFQSYIPNQQTGKITRSDIAKQVNSPNVPHIIAQIQDVNVFDALSTVISHLHLLWELVLTAEPIVVMASSPTECSALVQALTHLIQPLPYAAEYRPYFTIHDSEFKEFTRKQYNPPCVILGVTNPFFTKTLQHWPHTIKLGDSTLTKSKLRKVGNIKLLDTAPGVYTQYKTFLEKDKAIIKKLHNGIKSERPSEVQTAMVKRHLLELTQSFMIPLERYMASLMPLQKNISPFRAPPIPNPFNPEDFFASLQQAGPQLTSGIKGDWIGLYRSFFKTLNFSAWFHQRHSNLTNKLHALQLEALAESDLKQWSIGKKEVEIVDMVLKLREVLRKNPPVADNTRTLLARRLDDLNCVLPEDMKSILNAAL; translated from the coding sequence ATGGCTTGTGGATTCAACTTTGAAGACAATGATATTCCCACGGACGAAATGGAGTTCCATACCAAGTGGAGTAGGTTCTCGGACTGGTTACATTGCATTTGCGTGGTCACTTTCGACCTGGAACTAGGTCAGGCGATGGAGAGCGTGTATCCTCCTGGTGTGAAGCTGACTGATCAAGAGAAGTGTAATATTTGTTACTTGGCTTTCCCGGATTCTAATTCGGGTTGTATGGGAGACACGCAGTTCCACGTGCGGCTGCGTTCCCGCACTCCCCTCACGCGGCAACAGTTGACCTACAACGACGACAGTGTCCCCACTTTACGCGCGGACGCGACGCACTATTGGGGCTTCGTATATTTCCGTCAAGTTAAAGATCCCTCGCTACCTCGTGGATACTTCCAGAAAAGCATTATTCTACTGTCTCGGTTGCCATTTATAAACCTATTTTACAAGGTCGTTCAACTTGTCGCGCCCAAGCATTTTGAAGACGGCGAGAGCAGTCTGGAGGCTGCGTGTCATGACATCAATCGATGGCCTGTTCTAGATGCGGGACAAAATGTTTTGTTACCTGTATTAGGCTCCGTTTTTCAGTCATACATACCAAACCAACAGACTGGCAAAATCACCCGTTCTGATATAGCAAAACAAGTCAATTCTCCAAATGTTCCTCACATCATAGCTCAAATACAAGATGTGAATGTTTTTGATGCTTTATCAACTGTTATATCACACTTGCATTTACTTTGGGAGCTGGTACTGACTGCGGAACCCATAGTGGTCATGGCAAGTTCTCCGACAGAATGCTCAGCATTAGTTCAAGCTTTGACACATTTAATCCAGCCATTGCCATACGCAGCTGAATACCGACCATATTTCACAATTCATGATAGTGAATTCAAAGAATTTACTAGGAAACAGTATAATCCGCCTTGCGTTATTTTAGGCGTAACAAATccattttttactaaaacattgCAACATTGGCCTCACACAATCAAACTGGGTGACTCAACATTGACAAAATCAAAATTACGGAAAGTGgggaatataaaattattagacACTGCACCTGGAGTTTACACTCAGTACAAGACATTTTTGGAAAAGGATAAAGCTATTATCAAGAAGCTACATAATGGAATCAAGTCTGAACGACCTTCAGAGGTCCAGACTGCCATGGTCAAAAGACACCTGCTGGAGCTCACTCAAAGCTTTATGATACCTTTAGAAAGGTATATGGCGTCATTAATGCCCTTGCAGAAGAATATATCTCCATTTAGAGCTCCACCTATACCTAATCCCTTCAACCCTGAAGACTTCTTTGCTTCCTTGCAACAGGCAGGGCCACAGCTGACATCAGGGATAAAAGGTGACTGGATCGGTCTGTACAGAAGCTTCTTTAAGACTCTTAACTTTAGTGCATGGTTCCACCAAAGGCATAgtaatttaacaaataaacttCATGCACTCCAGCTCGAAGCGCTGGCAGAGAGTGATTTAAAGCAATGGTCAATAGGAAAGAAAGAAGTGGAGATTGTGGACATGGTTTTGAAATTACGAGAGGTTTTGAGGAAGAATCCCCCAGTAGCTGATAACACTCGGACATTGCTTGCGAGGCGGTTGGACGATCTGAACTGTGTTCTCCCGGAGGATATGAAGTCTATATTGAATGCGGCATTGTGA
- the LOC141441528 gene encoding stromal membrane-associated protein 1, which produces MTSKSEKDRTKQIQDRCQNILMQMLKDEDNKYCVDCDAKGPRWASWNLGIFLCIRCAGIHRNLGVHISKVKSVNLDSWTPEQVVSLQQMGNSRARAVYEANLPDSFRRPQNDSSLEAFIRAKYEQKKYIAKEWVPPSLPKVNWDKEIDEELERQKRKKKSSSSGLGPLPAPTTDKKYNKSDVIPSIPKPKSSVSPKLGRSTPTAQPEPTKPSSADLLGLDTSKPDSKPSDDIFSSFFSAPQESVEPPKEVKPDLKTEEENFFKQPAPTEKEKNKLTKDSILALYSQTPSNLASQFTPSFTATTQNQFNQPAQNQFNQQPPQNQFNQQPQNQFNQQPQNQFNPQPAQNQFNQAPAQNQFNQSAQNQFNQQAQNQFGFGNVFQTPAPAFNNMPAQNGMQQFSQFQSVPGQFQQPFGQQFNSAQPQTFPQNNQFFNQPQQAQPLSQQFGALGLGQSFPNAFAPNANVASNSTWQ; this is translated from the exons GGCCTCGCTGGGCGTCATGGAACCTGGGCATCTTCCTCTGCATCCGCTGCGCCGGCATCCACCGCAATCTCGGCGTGCACATCTCCAAGGTCAAGAGCGTCAACCTGGACTCCTGGACGCCGGAACAAGTG GTGTCCCTCCAACAAATGGGTAATTCCCGCGCCCGCGCAGTCTACGAGGCGAACCTGCCGGACTCGTTCCGGCGGCCGCAGAACGACTCCTCGCTGGAGGCTTTCATCCGCGCCAAGTATGAGCAGAAAAAGTACATCGCCAAGGAGTGGGTGCCTCCGAGTCTGCCCAAGGTCAACTG ggacAAAGAGATAGATGAGGAACTGGAGCGTCAGAAGCGGAAAAAGAAGTCTTCGTCGTCGGGGCTCGGGCCTCTGCCGGCGCCCACTACCGACAAGAAATATAAT AAATCTGACGTGATCCCAAGTATACCGAAGCCGAAGTCTTCAGTCAGCCCAAAGCTGGGCCGGAGTACTCCTACGGCTCAGCCTGAGCCCACCAAACCCAGCTCAGCTGACCTTCTCGGACTGGACACCTCCAAACCGGACTCCAAACCTTCAGATGACATATTCTCCAGCTTCTTCTCAGCACCACAAGAATCCGTCGAACCGCCCAAAGAAGTCAAACCGGACTTGAAGACCGAAGAAGAAAACTTCTTTAAACAACCCGCCCCCACAGAAAAGGAGAAAAATAAGCTAACTAAGGACAGTATTCTAGCTTTATATAGTCAGACACCTTCTAATTTAGCTAGCCAATTCACGCCGAGTTTCACTGCGACCACGCAAAATCAGTTCAACCAACCAGCTCAAAATCAATTTAATCAACAACCCCCTCAGAATCAATTCAACCAGCAACCTCAGAATCAATTTAACCAACAACCACAGAATCAATTTAACCCGCAACCGGCGCAAAATCAATTCAACCAAGCGCCAGCGCAAAACCAATTCAACCAATCGGCGCAAAATCAATTCAACCAACAAGCACAAAATCAGTTCGGGTTCGGTAACGTGTTCCAAACACCCGCGCCAGCATTCAACAACATGCCCGCACAAAACGGCATGCAGCAATTCAGTCAGTTCCAATCTGTGCCAGGGCAGTTCCAACAGCCCTTCGGACAGCAGTTCAACTCCGCTCAACCCCAAACGTTCCCGCAAAATAATCAATTCTTCAACCAACCGCAGCAAGCGCAGCCGCTATCACAGCAGTTTGGAGCGTTGGGTTTAGGACAAAGTTTCCCTAACGCGTTCGCGCCAAACGCAAATGTTGCCAGCAACTCCACTTGGCAGTAA